The DNA sequence AGCCTACCGCAATGGGTTCAAACATAATCACGGCGGCAGCCAGCATGAGGCCCACGGCCACTGCGTTTACGCCCATCATCGCATTTTTGATGCGGGTGATTTTTTTCAGATTTTCCCAGAAAGGAACAATGAAAAGAATCAGTATGAGCCCGGGGAGGTTAATACCTATCATCGCCACCAGGCTTCCTAAAAGCTGTCCGCTGGTACCCTGGTTTTTAAGCGCCATCCCTCCTACGTAGGAAGTAAAGGAAAAAGTGGGCCCCGGCACGATCTGCTGAAGGGCAAAGCCCGACAGGAAATCCTGCGAAGTAAGATAGCCCTTCAGCTCGACAAACTCTGTATAAAGAAGCGGAACCAGCACCTGCCCTCCCCCGAAAATAAGGGCGCCGTTACGATAAAAGTTCTCAAAAAGACGCACGGGGAGAGAGAAGAACGAACTCCTGTTAATAAGCGCACCCATCAGGGCAAACAACACGAGGATCCCGAAAAAAGCTGCTACTTTTTTCCGGTTAATGTTCAGGATCAGGGTTTCTTCCAGCTCCCGTTCCTCCCTGTTCCTGTGAAGGAGAGATGAAAGCACCCCGCCCCCGATGATCAGCAGGGGAAAAAGATAAGGGGACTTAAATATGACGGTGGTAAGGGCCGCAACCGCTGCCACAATTATCGAAAAACGGGTTCTGATGACTTTTTGAGCAAGCAGGACGGCCGCATAGCAGACAAAACCGACGGCCATTGGCTCGATAAACCTAAAAATGCGGGTGAATCCTATTTCGGGTGAAAGCCGGGAAACCAGGATAGCAGCACCAGCCATTATAATAGCCGGAGGAAGGAGCCAGATCAGGGAACTCAGCACGGCCAGGCCTGCTCCTCCCCTTTTATAGGCGATCGCCGCCAGGGTCTGCGTGGATGAAGGGCCGGGAAGTACAGCACATAAGGCATTCAGTTCCAGTAATTCCTCTTCTGTAAGGTATTTTCGGTTTTTTACAAATATCTTGAGCATCATTGCCAGGTGGGCCTGCGCCCCCCCAAAGGCAGTAAGGGTGAAAAAGAACACATCCCTTAAAAATATTATCTTCCGCTTGCTCAATGAGTAAAAATAAGAGCCTAATTTAACGAAATGATTTTCAATTTTCGCCCTCTTCCTCGTCGCTTATTGCCAGCAAAGCGCCCCGGAGTTCCGACAGGGTATGCTGATTCCTTTGTTGTTGGGCGAGCGCGATGCCCCTGGCATAAGTCTCTGCCGCATCAGGAATCCGCCCCAGTTGTTCGTACAGTTTTCCAAGGTGATAATAAGTTCCCAGGTATTCCTCGTGTTCCTTTATAAGCCCTTCAAAATAAAGAAGCGCATTGGTGGTATCTCCCAGCTTCAGGTATTCTGTTGCAAGGGCGTACTTTAGGAAGGGGTCCTGAGGCTGCTGTAACAGAAATTCCCTTAACTGCTCCAATCTTGTATTCTTCATTCTTATACCTGTTTCTTATATTTGGGTTTTGGAGTAAACCGTGCGCGCTATATGAAAATCCTTGTTTGTATCAGTGTTGTTCCCGATACGACCACAAAAATAACTTTCACCGATAATAATACCGAATTCAATTCTTCCGGAGTGCAGTTTATTATTAACCCCTATGATGAGATTGCGCTGGCAAGAGCCCTGGAACTTACCGAAGGCGGAAAAGGATCGGTAACGGTTATTCACGTTGGAACAGCCGCAGCGGAACCTGTTATACGGAAAGCGCTGGCAATGGGAGCCGATGAGGCTATCCGGGTGAACGCGGCCCCCAGGGACGCCTTTTTTGTTTCCAGGCAAATCGCATCCGTCGCAGGGAAAGAATTGTTTGATATGATCCTTTGCGGACGGGAGTCCATTGATTATAACGGGGGGCAGGTGGGCGCCATGATCGGCGAAAGACTGAACATTCCTTCTGTTTCCATTGTAAAAAAAATAGACCTGGAAGAGAATAAGGCATTACTTGAAAGAGAAATAGAAGGCGGAAAAGAGATTGTGGAAACAGCCCTCCCCTTTGTCGCCAGCTGCAGCGAAGGAGTTGCCGAACCCAGAATACCCAGTATGCGGGGCATCATGACTGCCCGTACAAAACCTTTGAAAACGGTCGAGGCTGAAGATGCACCCCAGCTTCAACGTATCTTGTCTTTCGAGGTCCCTCCTCCCCGTGGCAGCGTAAAAATGATCGATGCGGCGGATGCAGGAAAGCTGATCGATCTGCTGCACGAAGAAGCAAAAGTAATTTAAGCCCCATGGCAGTTTTAGCTTATATTGAACATATAGACGGGCAATTTCAAAAGTCTTCTTTTGAAATAATTTCCTATGCTAAGGAAATCGCCCTGCTGACGGGAACATCCCTGACGGTCGTCTCTATAGGCGGTGTTCGGGACGATAGCCTGCAAACGCTGGGAAAATACGGGGCTTCCAAAATACTCAGGGCAACCGGGGAAACCCTGAACGCATTTGACAGCGCAGCTTATGCGGCGGTAATTGCCAATGCTGCTGCAGCGGAAGATGTCCGTATCCTCATTCTCCCGGGTTCTTTTTCAGGAAAGGGCATTGCCCCCCGCCTGGCTGTGAAACTTAACGCCGCCCTGATCCCCGATGTAACGGAATTACCAGCGATCAAAGAGACACAGCTGACCGTCAAAAGAAATGCCTTTTCGGGAAAAGCCTTTGCCACCGTAACTACCGGGGCTGACAAAATAATCCTGACCCTTTCACCGAATGCGTATAAACTGGTGCCGCGGGAGGAAAAAGCGGAGATACTTGCGTTCGGGGCAGCCGAAGCAAGCGCGCCGGGCGTCCGGGTAAAGCAAGTGATGCGGGAATCAGGGAAGGTCTCCTTGCCGGGCGCAGAGATCGTGGTTTCCGGCGGGCGCGGGATGAAAGGGCCTGAAAACTGGGGAATGCTGGAAGAACTTGCGGAACTGCTTGGTGCGGCAACGGCCTGTTCCAAACCAGTTTCGGATGCCGGATGGAGACCCCATTCCGAACACGTGGGACAAACCGGCATCACAATTGCACCCAATCTTTACATAGCTATAGGTATATCCGGCGCTATACAGCACCTGGCGGGAGTAAGCTCATCCAGGGTAATTGCGGTTATTAATAAAGATCCGGAAGCGCCTTTTTTCAAGGCGGCTGATTACGGGATCGCAGGAGATGCCTTCGAGGTAATCCCAAAACTAATTGAAGCCCTTAAAGAAAGGGGTTGACTTGTCCGATAAGAGAAAAATGAAGAAGATCCGGTTAGATATTGTAGGATTATCCTATAGTCAAACCCAGTCAGGTGCCTACGCACTGGTTTTAGGGGAAATGAACGGGCGGCGAAGGCTGCCCATAATCATCGGTGGTTTCGAGGCCCAGGCCATTGCCATCGAGATTGAAAAGATGACCCCTACCCGCCCCCTCACTCATGACTTGTTCAAATCCTTTGCTCAGTCCTTCAGCATACAGATCCAGGAAGTGATCATTTATAACCTGGTGGACGGGATTTTCTATGCGAAACTAATCTGCATGGGAGGAAGCCGGCAACAAGTTGAAATTGACGCCCGCACTTCGGATGCCATTGCCCTGGCAGTTCGTTTTGACTGCCCCATTTACACCTACGAATTCATTCTGGCAACGGCCGGGATTGTTGTAGAAGGAAATGATTTTGTTTTCCTGGGGAAAATGGAAGGACAGGAAGAACCGGCGGAAGCAGGCGCGTCAACCGGAAGCAAAGCCAATCTTTCCCAGCTGAGTGATGATGAACTTAAAAAACAACTGAAGGAAGCGCTTACTGAAGAAGCCTATGAGCGCGCCGCGCGCATCCGCGATGAGCTTTCAAAAAGAAGGGGGTCTAACTAACCCCCTCTAATATCGCGATCATTGTTTATTCTGAAATTTCTTTGAAGTCCCTGGCGCCGGAACCTACATAAACCTGTCTCGGCCGGCCGATAGGTTCTTTATTCTCCCTCATTTCCTTCCATTGCGCTATCCAGCCCGGAAGCCGGCCAAGCGCAAACAGAACGGTAAACATTTCCGTTGGGAAGCCCAGGGCACGGTAAATAATCCCGGAGTAGAAGTCCACGTTCGGGTATAATTTCCGGTCTACGAAATAACTGTCTTCCAGCGCAGCTTTTTCAAGGCGCTTGGCAATGTCAAGGACGGGGTCATCAATGCCCAGTTTGTCAAGAATATCGTCGCATGCTTTTTTAATGATCTTTGCCCGGGGATCAAAATTCTTGTACACCCGGTGGCCAAAGCCCATGAGACGGAAGCTATCCGTTTTGCTTTTTGCCTTTTCAACCCATTTATCCACATCGCCGCCGTCCTTGCGGATCACCTCCAGCATTTCAATTACTGCCTGGTTGGCGCCGCCGTGCAGCGGGCCCCATAAAGCGGCAATTCCGGCAGACACGGAAGCAAACAAATTCGAATTGGAAGATCCTACGATCCGTACCGTCGAAGTTGAGCAATTCTGCTCATGGTCGGCATGCAGGATAAGAAGCTTATTCATTGCATTTACCACTACCGGGTCGATCTCGTACTCTTCGGTCCGGTGACCGAATGTCGTATAGAGAAAGTTCGATACGTAGTCCAGCTTGTTCTTGGGATACATATACGGATGCCCCATCGATTTTTTATAGATCCAGGAAACGATGGTCGGCATTTTGGCCAACAGCTTTATAATCGTCTGGTCCACTTCCTCTTCGTTCATATCCGGCTCCAGAGACTCCGGATAAAATGTTGAAAGCGAGCATACCAGGGCCGCCAGCTGGCCCATGGGGTGGGATTTGGAAGGATATCCGTCAAAAAACTTCTTCATATCCTCGTGAATGAGGGTATGATGATTTATTTTATCCTGGAACTGCTGAATTTCCTGCCGGTTGGGAGCCTCCCCGTAGATCAGCAAATAGACTACCTCAAGAAAAGAAGATTTTTCGGCTAATTGTTCAATCGGATAGCCGCGATAACGCAGAACTCCTTTTTCTCCGTCAAGAAAAGTGATGGCGCTCTGGGTAGAACCTGTATTCTTGTATCCCGGATCAATAGTGATCAGCCCGCTCTCCGCTCTTAACTTTGAAATATCAATTGCTTGTTCGTTTTCGCTACCGGTAATAATGGGAAGAGTAAAAACTTTCTCTCCGACTTTCAATTCTGCATTTTCTGACATAGTTCTTTCTGCTGTGTGCCAAATTTATAGTTTTTGCCGTGATTTTAAAAGCTAAGACGCCTTTAAACGCGGATTTTTTGCGAGTGCTTAGAGATTTCGGCTGAAATTGTAAGGATATTCTTGAAAGTATCGAATAATGACTGAAGCAGTGAAAGTTCTTCCTGCGTTTTGCTTGCCTGCTCCCCTGCCCGGACCTCATTCATTCGTTCTTCGGCCAACAGGTGCAGCTTCTGGTCCAGCAAGCGGAATTCTTCCGGTAATTCGATTGCGATACTTTCAGTTTCTTCTTCTTTCAGATTCGTTCCCGCCTGTTCCAGCAACCCAAGTATTTTCTCAATAACAACCGCAAATCCCTTTTGTTCGAATTGTTCCGGTTTGCGATTTAAAAGGACAACAAGTGTGGCAATATGGGAAGAAAGCGTATGATTAAGCACGACAAAGGAATAGATTTCCGAGGCATTCTTATGCTTGCTTTTCGGTTCCGAAAGCATTCGCTGCAAGGCCGAAGCAATATTAGCTGTACTAACATGTACCTGCTTTCTTGCCAGCTTGTATTCTGTCCGTATGAGGGGTTCGCCGGCGTATGCACGGGCAACCTGTTTAAAATATTCCCTGTTAGCCTCAAGAATGTCAAGCAGGTAGGTTTTAAGCTGCAGGTATTCCCAGCTGGGCCATAATACATAGCTGGCAATAAAAGCAATCCCGCCGCCTATGATCGTATCAATTACCCGTTCCCTGACCACTTCAAAGTTCCCGGGGTCCAGCAGCTGGAAGAGGATCAGCACATAAGGCGTAATAAAGACTACCGCGAGCCGGTAATTATAATTAATAAAGGTAAAAGCCAGGAAGATGAAAAGCAGGAGGATGATCAGCAGGATGCTTGTCTGGCTCACAAAGACCAGGATGCCCACCCCGGCAAGCCCGCCCAGAACAGTCCCCAAAAGACGTTCGTAAATCCTCTTTTTGGTAGAACCAAAGGCGGGCTTCATGATGATGATCACCGTCATCAGTATCCAGTAACTATGGTCTTGCGCCATCATCAGGGAAACAAGATAACCGCTTACCGCGGCCAGCGTTACTCTCAGGGAATGACGGAATGAGCTGGAGTCAAAAGTCAGATTACTCCTGAATATACCGAAGTCATAGCGCTGATGAGAGGTAAAGCGGGTCAGTTCCACATCCTTCCCGAGCGGGGAACGCGCTTCCTTCCGGTCGGGATGCGTGTAATGATGAAGCATCCTTATTTTGCCGGAAATGGCGGCCGCATTTCTCAGGATATTTTTGAGGGCAATGAATTCGTCAATGGTATCGCTGTTGAGCATTTCTTCTTTCAGGTCGTCAACTTCATGGCGAACCGCTTCAATTTCCTTCCCCAGGTTTAACCTGGGGTAGGAGCGGGAAGCGCTCAGCACAGCGGCGGCAATATCTTCCAGCTCGTTGGCCATATGAATAATAAGCTCCCGGTATTGCAGGAGGATACCTGTTTTTTCAAAGCGGGCATGCAGCAGCCGGTAATCAATATGGGAAGCCATTACCTGTTCAAGCAGATCCACCGATTCAATGAAGATCATCACCAGCGAACGGCTTACGCTATTGCTTCCCTGGATCGCGGAACGTCGTTTAAGCAGTAATTCCCTTACTTCTTCCTGCTTTTCATTAATTTGTATCTGAATATCTACCAGTTTTCTGAAATTTTTATCAAAATCAGGATTATTCTGGTAAAAGGCCGCCTTTATACGCATATATTCAGCCGTTTCAAGCAGGCAGTCCGCCAAACCCTGGCGCGCCGAAAAGTAAGGCCTTATCTGCCAGAGTACGACTGAAAGCAAGAAATACCAAATGCCGCCGGCCAGCATAAACCCTGCATATTCAAGCGATTGCGAAAAATCCCTCACCCCTTCTACGGAAAAGACCATCGCCAGCAGGCAGGCGGTGCCGATATTGGAAGCCCGCCCCCATAAATAGAAAACATGGAGAACACGAAGCAAAGCAGGATGATGAGTCCGAATAAAAGAAAGGTGGAACTCGTGCAGATCCCGGTAAGAAACGAAACCAGGAATACGAGAAGCCCGCCTATTAGCATCCCGTTACGCTTCCGCGATAATGTCCCGGGAACATCTGCAATACCCACGCACAGCGCCCCCAGGGAAGCTGTGATGCCGGGCAGGAACATATCATAGCCGGCCAGTACGGCGGCGGGTACCGTCACCCCGAGGGTCATGCGCAGGCCGTAACTAATATGGCGGCTGCTCAGAAAAAGAATTAACCGGCGAAAAATATGCATTGCTGAAAAATAGCTACTGTCAGCGAAATCGCCAAAATTATTCGCCAAATAAAAAAAGCCCGTAAAACATTGGTTCTACGAGCTCTCCCGGTGTAAGGTAATGAAAAAATCCGGCAAGGACTTATACCAGGCCGTTGCAATAGGTGTCCCAATAATAGGTTAGCAACTCGTCGCCATAAGGTGTAAACCCGTTACCTCCCGAAGGTGTGGGGGTAAACTCGCCAAAGACGGCTCCTTTGTCGGTTGCATAAAAGTCTATGCGCACAAATATCCCGTAGGCTTTACTTAACCTTCTTGCTGCGTCAATCATTTCATTCAGGCAGGCAGGAGGCTCCCGGTATCCCTCGTTTGGATAAATTACCGTCAGCTCATCCATTTTACTCCAGTTCTCGTCGTAAAAGTCCTGATAACCTTCCTTCGCGCCCAACCGGTTAATAAGCACTATACTCGCTATTTCCCCATTAAACATCAGAAATTTATAGTCATTGGGAATGCCATATTCGCCGTTTTCATTGCGTACAAATTCCTCAATAAGAAACTCCAAACGTTTATTCCCCGTTACCGCCTTTTTTAAAAAAATAACGAGGTCCTCCCGCGAGTAGGCCCGCTTGTCAAGCAAATTCACACCATTCTTCATAAGGAAGACCATATTGCAGGAGTGACCGAAGGTGGGCCGGATCACAAACTCCGGGGGCAGGCTGTCAAAATCAATGGCTTCCACGTCGCGGCCTTTCCAATACAACTCCGCCACCCGGCAGCCGTGCATTTTTGCAAATTCCCTGGCATTATACTTATTGCTAAGCTTCCGCTGCCAGTTAATACAATCTTTCCAATGTTCAATGGGATCATTGGCATGCATAATGGCATCCTTAACCACTTCCACATCGGGGCTGTTCCAAAATAGACTATGCCTGGCTTTTATCCTGGCAGACACATTGTTTTTGGCTTTAAAAGCTTTTATCAGCGCTTCCAACATAACTTTTACTTTTTTTCACAAATCCACTTCCCTTGTATAATACCCTTTCCCTCCCCCTGGGTACTTTTAATTCCATCGATTCGGTGACGAGCCATTCACTGCCATCAAGGCCCAGCATCGAGTAACGGATCTTGCCTTTT is a window from the Anseongella ginsenosidimutans genome containing:
- the chrA gene encoding chromate efflux transporter yields the protein MFFFTLTAFGGAQAHLAMMLKIFVKNRKYLTEEELLELNALCAVLPGPSSTQTLAAIAYKRGGAGLAVLSSLIWLLPPAIIMAGAAILVSRLSPEIGFTRIFRFIEPMAVGFVCYAAVLLAQKVIRTRFSIIVAAVAALTTVIFKSPYLFPLLIIGGGVLSSLLHRNREERELEETLILNINRKKVAAFFGILVLFALMGALINRSSFFSLPVRLFENFYRNGALIFGGGQVLVPLLYTEFVELKGYLTSQDFLSGFALQQIVPGPTFSFTSYVGGMALKNQGTSGQLLGSLVAMIGINLPGLILILFIVPFWENLKKITRIKNAMMGVNAVAVGLMLAAAVIMFEPIAVGWLPVGLALITFVLLSLTRVPAPVLFIAGILLGVFL
- a CDS encoding tetratricopeptide repeat protein, translated to MKNTRLEQLREFLLQQPQDPFLKYALATEYLKLGDTTNALLYFEGLIKEHEEYLGTYYHLGKLYEQLGRIPDAAETYARGIALAQQQRNQHTLSELRGALLAISDEEEGEN
- a CDS encoding electron transfer flavoprotein subunit beta/FixA family protein, producing the protein MKILVCISVVPDTTTKITFTDNNTEFNSSGVQFIINPYDEIALARALELTEGGKGSVTVIHVGTAAAEPVIRKALAMGADEAIRVNAAPRDAFFVSRQIASVAGKELFDMILCGRESIDYNGGQVGAMIGERLNIPSVSIVKKIDLEENKALLEREIEGGKEIVETALPFVASCSEGVAEPRIPSMRGIMTARTKPLKTVEAEDAPQLQRILSFEVPPPRGSVKMIDAADAGKLIDLLHEEAKVI
- a CDS encoding electron transfer flavoprotein subunit alpha/FixB family protein produces the protein MAVLAYIEHIDGQFQKSSFEIISYAKEIALLTGTSLTVVSIGGVRDDSLQTLGKYGASKILRATGETLNAFDSAAYAAVIANAAAAEDVRILILPGSFSGKGIAPRLAVKLNAALIPDVTELPAIKETQLTVKRNAFSGKAFATVTTGADKIILTLSPNAYKLVPREEKAEILAFGAAEASAPGVRVKQVMRESGKVSLPGAEIVVSGGRGMKGPENWGMLEELAELLGAATACSKPVSDAGWRPHSEHVGQTGITIAPNLYIAIGISGAIQHLAGVSSSRVIAVINKDPEAPFFKAADYGIAGDAFEVIPKLIEALKERG
- a CDS encoding bifunctional nuclease family protein, with translation MKKIRLDIVGLSYSQTQSGAYALVLGEMNGRRRLPIIIGGFEAQAIAIEIEKMTPTRPLTHDLFKSFAQSFSIQIQEVIIYNLVDGIFYAKLICMGGSRQQVEIDARTSDAIALAVRFDCPIYTYEFILATAGIVVEGNDFVFLGKMEGQEEPAEAGASTGSKANLSQLSDDELKKQLKEALTEEAYERAARIRDELSKRRGSN
- a CDS encoding citrate synthase, with product MSENAELKVGEKVFTLPIITGSENEQAIDISKLRAESGLITIDPGYKNTGSTQSAITFLDGEKGVLRYRGYPIEQLAEKSSFLEVVYLLIYGEAPNRQEIQQFQDKINHHTLIHEDMKKFFDGYPSKSHPMGQLAALVCSLSTFYPESLEPDMNEEEVDQTIIKLLAKMPTIVSWIYKKSMGHPYMYPKNKLDYVSNFLYTTFGHRTEEYEIDPVVVNAMNKLLILHADHEQNCSTSTVRIVGSSNSNLFASVSAGIAALWGPLHGGANQAVIEMLEVIRKDGGDVDKWVEKAKSKTDSFRLMGFGHRVYKNFDPRAKIIKKACDDILDKLGIDDPVLDIAKRLEKAALEDSYFVDRKLYPNVDFYSGIIYRALGFPTEMFTVLFALGRLPGWIAQWKEMRENKEPIGRPRQVYVGSGARDFKEISE
- a CDS encoding FUSC family protein, with translation MLRVLHVFYLWGRASNIGTACLLAMVFSVEGVRDFSQSLEYAGFMLAGGIWYFLLSVVLWQIRPYFSARQGLADCLLETAEYMRIKAAFYQNNPDFDKNFRKLVDIQIQINEKQEEVRELLLKRRSAIQGSNSVSRSLVMIFIESVDLLEQVMASHIDYRLLHARFEKTGILLQYRELIIHMANELEDIAAAVLSASRSYPRLNLGKEIEAVRHEVDDLKEEMLNSDTIDEFIALKNILRNAAAISGKIRMLHHYTHPDRKEARSPLGKDVELTRFTSHQRYDFGIFRSNLTFDSSSFRHSLRVTLAAVSGYLVSLMMAQDHSYWILMTVIIIMKPAFGSTKKRIYERLLGTVLGGLAGVGILVFVSQTSILLIILLLFIFLAFTFINYNYRLAVVFITPYVLILFQLLDPGNFEVVRERVIDTIIGGGIAFIASYVLWPSWEYLQLKTYLLDILEANREYFKQVARAYAGEPLIRTEYKLARKQVHVSTANIASALQRMLSEPKSKHKNASEIYSFVVLNHTLSSHIATLVVLLNRKPEQFEQKGFAVVIEKILGLLEQAGTNLKEEETESIAIELPEEFRLLDQKLHLLAEERMNEVRAGEQASKTQEELSLLQSLFDTFKNILTISAEISKHSQKIRV
- a CDS encoding ATP-grasp fold amidoligase family protein, which codes for MLEALIKAFKAKNNVSARIKARHSLFWNSPDVEVVKDAIMHANDPIEHWKDCINWQRKLSNKYNAREFAKMHGCRVAELYWKGRDVEAIDFDSLPPEFVIRPTFGHSCNMVFLMKNGVNLLDKRAYSREDLVIFLKKAVTGNKRLEFLIEEFVRNENGEYGIPNDYKFLMFNGEIASIVLINRLGAKEGYQDFYDENWSKMDELTVIYPNEGYREPPACLNEMIDAARRLSKAYGIFVRIDFYATDKGAVFGEFTPTPSGGNGFTPYGDELLTYYWDTYCNGLV